The Myxococcota bacterium genome has a segment encoding these proteins:
- a CDS encoding MaoC family dehydratase N-terminal domain-containing protein, with product MARTFRFPVEAGHVALFARALGDASAVYADAGSPEARACGGVVAPPTFAQAADHFDPEYDRRPRPGEPWFGSGREDVGAGVMPAGGVKGFHAEQEFAYHRPMRPGETLVATVRPGRTWEKQGRRGGALVFTETVTELRDESGELVLTARFVGVGTERQVT from the coding sequence ATGGCGCGGACCTTCCGCTTCCCCGTCGAGGCCGGGCACGTCGCGCTCTTCGCGCGCGCGCTCGGCGACGCGAGCGCCGTCTACGCGGACGCGGGCTCGCCCGAGGCGCGCGCGTGCGGCGGCGTCGTCGCGCCGCCGACGTTCGCGCAGGCCGCCGACCACTTCGATCCCGAGTACGACCGCCGCCCGCGCCCGGGCGAGCCCTGGTTCGGCTCGGGGCGCGAGGACGTGGGCGCGGGCGTCATGCCGGCGGGCGGCGTGAAGGGCTTCCACGCCGAGCAGGAGTTCGCGTACCACCGGCCGATGCGGCCCGGCGAGACGCTCGTCGCGACGGTGCGGCCCGGGCGCACGTGGGAGAAGCAGGGTCGCCGCGGCGGCGCGCTCGTCTTCACCGAGACCGTGACCGAGCTTCGCGACGAGAGCGGCGAGCTCGTGCTCACCGCGCGCTTCGTCGGCGTCGGCACCGAGCGACAGGTCACCTGA
- a CDS encoding tetratricopeptide repeat protein gives MRRWIHALLVTAACVALVAPALAQSGDAGGGDDKGGNTAEEEANRPRGGLPGPQVAKKLQEVQLAMTDERMADARKLLDELARRRGLKEIEQATIYMFYGYVANGLEDYPKAIAYFEKAISLDVLTWSQQYNLEWSVGQLYAMQGQYEKALEVQREWLRKASRPNAPVRPQPHNFYVFALSYMQTDPPNPKAARRPAEIAVEMSDEPQENWLRLLGQIYYMLGDYTKMAEVLEQLLVRFNKPEYYTQLSGAYAEAGKEKKALGVLQLAYTSGLLQKDREVVQLARLYLFHEMPERAGAVLEKAIADGILERDKTTNELLSEAYIFSREPHKAFEPLAAAAREASDGELYMRLGQIMINTQVWPQADDALGKALAKGGLRDPGSAHILRGIARMNQNHWNDALASFRAATGFDTSKQDAEAYIKFLDYRRRQVEALQG, from the coding sequence ATGCGCCGATGGATCCACGCCCTGCTCGTCACCGCTGCCTGCGTCGCGCTCGTCGCGCCGGCGCTCGCCCAGAGCGGAGACGCGGGCGGCGGCGACGACAAGGGGGGCAACACGGCCGAGGAGGAGGCGAACCGCCCGCGCGGCGGCCTGCCCGGCCCGCAGGTCGCGAAGAAGCTCCAGGAAGTCCAGCTCGCGATGACGGACGAGCGCATGGCCGACGCGCGCAAGCTGCTCGACGAGCTCGCCCGCCGCCGCGGTCTGAAGGAGATCGAGCAGGCGACGATCTACATGTTCTACGGCTACGTCGCGAACGGGCTCGAGGACTACCCGAAGGCGATCGCCTACTTCGAGAAGGCGATCAGCCTCGACGTGCTGACGTGGAGCCAGCAGTACAACCTCGAGTGGAGCGTCGGCCAGCTGTACGCGATGCAGGGGCAGTACGAGAAGGCGCTCGAGGTGCAGCGCGAGTGGCTGCGCAAGGCGAGCCGGCCGAACGCGCCGGTGCGGCCGCAGCCGCACAACTTCTACGTGTTCGCGCTCTCCTACATGCAGACCGACCCGCCGAACCCGAAGGCCGCGCGACGGCCCGCGGAGATCGCGGTCGAGATGTCCGACGAGCCGCAGGAGAACTGGCTCCGCCTGCTCGGCCAGATCTACTACATGCTCGGCGACTACACCAAGATGGCCGAGGTGCTCGAGCAGCTCCTCGTCCGCTTCAACAAGCCCGAGTACTACACGCAGCTGTCGGGCGCGTACGCGGAGGCGGGCAAGGAGAAGAAGGCGCTCGGCGTGCTCCAGCTCGCCTACACGAGCGGGCTCCTCCAGAAGGATCGCGAGGTCGTGCAGCTCGCGCGTCTCTACCTCTTCCACGAGATGCCCGAACGGGCCGGCGCGGTGCTCGAGAAGGCCATCGCCGACGGCATCCTCGAGCGCGACAAGACGACGAACGAGCTGCTCTCGGAGGCCTACATCTTCTCGCGCGAGCCGCACAAGGCGTTCGAGCCGCTCGCCGCCGCCGCGCGCGAGGCGTCGGACGGCGAGCTCTACATGCGGCTCGGTCAGATCATGATCAACACGCAGGTCTGGCCGCAGGCGGACGACGCGCTCGGGAAGGCGCTCGCGAAGGGCGGCCTGCGCGACCCGGGCAGCGCGCACATCCTGCGCGGCATCGCGCGCATGAACCAGAACCACTGGAACGATGCGCTCGCGTCGTTCCGCGCGGCCACGGGCTTCGACACCTCGAAGCAGGACGCCGAGGCGTACATCAAGTTCCTCGACTACCGGCGCCGCCAGGTCGAGGCGCTGCAGGGCTAG
- a CDS encoding energy transducer TonB: MIPRYLGTAALGALVTFGLFFVMQALIAMGDNRPDEASHGKVIDFVRLKREEQIAEKEREKPELERPDDAPPPPPMSMSKADPTESGGSGLMGGLDLGGPEGIGGMGLGAAVDSEAIPLVRIEPTYPPRAQERGTEGWVEVEFTITPRGTVEEPVVVAYYPSTIFNNAALRAVRRWKYNPKVVDGKPVAFKTKVHLDFELEKS, from the coding sequence ATGATCCCGCGCTATCTCGGCACCGCCGCCCTCGGCGCCCTCGTCACGTTCGGCCTCTTCTTCGTGATGCAGGCGCTCATCGCGATGGGCGACAACCGCCCGGACGAAGCGTCGCACGGCAAGGTGATCGACTTCGTGCGCCTCAAGCGCGAGGAGCAGATCGCGGAGAAGGAGCGCGAGAAGCCCGAGCTCGAGCGGCCGGACGACGCGCCGCCGCCGCCGCCGATGAGCATGTCGAAGGCCGACCCCACCGAGAGCGGAGGCTCCGGGCTCATGGGCGGCCTCGATCTCGGCGGGCCCGAGGGCATCGGCGGCATGGGGCTCGGCGCGGCCGTCGACTCCGAGGCCATCCCGCTCGTGCGCATCGAGCCCACCTACCCTCCGCGCGCACAGGAGCGCGGCACCGAGGGCTGGGTCGAGGTCGAGTTCACGATCACGCCGCGCGGCACGGTCGAGGAGCCGGTCGTCGTCGCCTACTACCCGAGCACGATCTTCAACAACGCCGCGCTGCGGGCCGTGCGGCGCTGGAAGTACAACCCCAAGGTCGTCGACGGCAAGCCCGTCGCCTTCAAGACCAAGGTCCACCTCGACTTCGAGCTCGAGAAGTCGTAG
- a CDS encoding biopolymer transporter ExbD has translation MRKRHSAADDEAGVDLTPMLDVVFIMLIFFIVTASFVKEAGIDVNRPDAQTAEQKQAGNILVAISENGQLWIDGRQVDPRALRANIERLHAENPQGSVVVQADKNSKNGLLVTVMDAARQVGIDVSIAANQVN, from the coding sequence ATGCGAAAGCGACACAGCGCAGCCGACGACGAAGCCGGAGTGGACCTCACGCCGATGCTCGACGTCGTGTTCATCATGCTCATCTTCTTCATCGTGACGGCGTCGTTCGTGAAGGAGGCGGGCATCGACGTGAACCGCCCGGACGCCCAGACCGCCGAGCAGAAGCAGGCCGGGAACATCCTCGTCGCCATCAGCGAGAACGGCCAGCTGTGGATCGACGGCCGCCAGGTCGACCCGCGCGCGCTGCGCGCCAACATCGAGCGCCTCCACGCCGAGAACCCGCAGGGCTCGGTGGTCGTGCAGGCGGACAAGAACTCGAAGAACGGCCTGCTCGTCACGGTGATGGACGCAGCGCGGCAGGTCGGCATCGACGTCTCGATCGCCGCGAATCAAGTGAACTGA
- a CDS encoding MotA/TolQ/ExbB proton channel family protein, which yields MFEAFYLVRDFLEAGGRVLVFILVTTFLMWSFILERLWYFRLVHPKQAERTIERWESRSDHSSWNAHQIRRMLISRVTEDLNQNVSMIKTLVALCPLLGLLGTVTGMIEVFDVMAIAGSGNARALASGVSRATVPTMAGMVAAISGLIFSVQIERYANNEAERIADEMTIV from the coding sequence GTGTTCGAGGCCTTCTACCTCGTCCGCGACTTCCTCGAGGCGGGTGGACGCGTCCTCGTGTTCATCCTGGTCACGACGTTCCTGATGTGGAGCTTCATCCTCGAGCGGCTCTGGTACTTCCGCCTCGTGCACCCGAAGCAGGCGGAGCGGACGATCGAGCGGTGGGAGTCGCGGAGCGACCACTCGTCGTGGAACGCGCACCAGATCCGCCGCATGCTGATCAGCCGCGTCACCGAGGACCTGAACCAGAACGTCTCGATGATCAAGACGCTCGTCGCCCTCTGCCCGCTGCTCGGCCTGCTCGGAACGGTGACCGGCATGATCGAGGTCTTCGACGTGATGGCCATCGCCGGCAGCGGCAACGCGCGCGCACTCGCATCGGGCGTGTCGCGCGCGACGGTGCCGACGATGGCCGGGATGGTCGCGGCGATCTCCGGGCTGATCTTCAGCGTGCAGATCGAGCGCTATGCGAACAACGAGGCCGAGCGCATCGCCGACGAGATGACGATCGTCTGA
- a CDS encoding MotA/TolQ/ExbB proton channel family protein yields the protein MKMLELDARWIAATVAAALCIAGAAPAQDAQDAPAEPAAAAAAPNASAEVKPEAKSLEELLEEVRLGWKAEQQTNKQREAEFKSRRDEQARLVKEAEAAVAAAEARSQQLEATYNENEKQLAVLEEQKAQRMGNLGELFGVVRQVAGESRTAIEESITSTQLGRDRADFLLELGKSKKLPAIRELQRLWYELHREMTESGRVVRFDAKVTTPDGQESTRSVVRVGTFNAVSDGKYIVYDSETQGLKELAKQPPARYTSVLPAFEAATSGLATVALDPSRGQILSLLVNTRSLADQIPFGGAIGYTTIALGVFAALIAIWRWTVLFATSRRVAATQRSAQASDGDPLGRVLQVYEANAGADPETLELRLDEAIMKETGRLERFIWLIKVVSVVAPLLGLLGTVTGMIATFQIITLFGTGDPKMMASGISEALVTTMIGLMTAIPLVLLHAFVSASSKRIVDVLEEQSTGLVAARAEGSN from the coding sequence ATGAAGATGCTCGAGCTCGATGCCCGATGGATCGCGGCCACCGTGGCCGCCGCGCTCTGCATCGCCGGAGCCGCGCCCGCGCAGGACGCCCAGGACGCCCCCGCCGAGCCGGCCGCCGCCGCCGCCGCCCCGAACGCCAGCGCCGAGGTGAAGCCCGAGGCCAAGAGCCTCGAGGAGCTGCTCGAGGAGGTCCGCCTCGGCTGGAAGGCCGAGCAGCAGACCAACAAGCAGCGCGAGGCCGAGTTCAAGTCGCGCCGCGACGAGCAGGCGCGGCTCGTCAAGGAGGCCGAGGCCGCGGTGGCCGCCGCCGAGGCGCGCAGCCAGCAGCTCGAGGCGACGTACAACGAGAACGAGAAGCAGCTCGCCGTGCTCGAGGAGCAGAAGGCCCAGCGCATGGGCAACCTCGGCGAGCTGTTCGGCGTCGTCCGCCAGGTCGCCGGCGAGTCGCGCACGGCGATCGAGGAGTCGATCACGAGCACGCAGCTCGGGCGCGATCGCGCCGACTTCCTGCTCGAGCTCGGCAAGAGCAAGAAGCTGCCCGCGATCCGCGAGCTCCAGCGCCTGTGGTACGAGCTCCATCGCGAGATGACCGAGTCCGGTCGCGTCGTGCGCTTCGACGCGAAGGTGACGACGCCCGACGGGCAGGAGTCCACGCGCTCGGTCGTCCGCGTCGGCACCTTCAACGCCGTGTCGGACGGCAAGTACATCGTCTACGACTCGGAGACGCAGGGGCTCAAGGAGCTCGCGAAGCAGCCGCCGGCCCGGTACACCTCGGTGCTGCCCGCCTTCGAGGCCGCGACGTCGGGGCTCGCGACCGTCGCGCTCGACCCGTCGCGCGGCCAGATCCTGAGCCTGCTCGTCAACACGCGCTCGCTCGCCGACCAGATCCCGTTCGGCGGCGCGATCGGCTACACGACGATCGCGCTGGGCGTCTTCGCCGCCCTGATCGCCATCTGGCGCTGGACGGTGCTGTTCGCCACGAGCCGCCGCGTCGCCGCGACGCAGCGCAGCGCGCAGGCGAGCGACGGCGACCCGCTCGGCCGCGTGCTGCAGGTGTACGAGGCGAACGCCGGCGCCGACCCGGAGACCCTCGAGCTGCGCCTCGACGAGGCGATCATGAAGGAGACGGGGCGCCTCGAGCGCTTCATCTGGCTGATCAAGGTGGTGTCGGTGGTGGCGCCGCTGCTCGGGCTGCTCGGCACCGTCACCGGCATGATCGCGACCTTCCAGATCATCACGCTGTTCGGCACCGGCGACCCGAAGATGATGGCGAGCGGCATCTCCGAGGCGCTCGTCACGACGATGATCGGCCTCATGACGGCGATCCCGCTCGTGCTGCTGCACGCCTTCGTGTCGGCGAGCAGCAAGCGCATCGTCGACGTGCTCGAGGAGCAGAGCACCGGCCTCGTCGCCGCGCGCGCCGAGGGGAGCAACTAG
- a CDS encoding DUF3450 domain-containing protein, with product MRSWQRSCSWDGRRAAGRPLVAAIAALAAAGVVCPADANSFDEALETRLAANAETQQSQKRIDALADEADQLLLAYTNTMTQLDALKVFNRQYAKLIDQQSEQIAQLTEEIDNVELVGRQITPLMLKMIDGLERFVELDVPFLRRERAQRVHNLRDAMAKADVTDAEKYRAIMEAYSIENEYGRTIESYVDRIEIDGTMREADFLRIGRVALVYMTPDGEYIGAWDQNARSWVPLDRSYQDSVKEGLRMARKQAAPSLILVPVTAPENL from the coding sequence ATGCGCTCTTGGCAACGCTCTTGCTCCTGGGATGGTCGCCGTGCGGCCGGACGGCCCCTCGTCGCGGCGATCGCCGCGCTCGCGGCGGCCGGCGTCGTGTGCCCCGCGGACGCGAACAGCTTCGACGAGGCGCTCGAGACACGCCTCGCCGCCAACGCCGAGACGCAGCAGTCGCAGAAGCGGATCGACGCCCTCGCCGACGAGGCCGACCAGCTCCTGCTCGCCTACACCAACACGATGACGCAGCTCGACGCGCTGAAGGTGTTCAACCGGCAGTACGCGAAGCTGATCGACCAGCAGAGCGAGCAGATCGCGCAGCTCACCGAGGAGATCGACAACGTCGAGCTCGTCGGGCGCCAGATCACGCCGCTGATGCTCAAGATGATCGACGGCCTCGAGCGCTTCGTCGAGCTCGACGTGCCCTTCCTGCGGCGCGAGCGCGCGCAGCGCGTGCACAACCTGCGCGACGCGATGGCGAAGGCGGACGTGACCGACGCCGAGAAGTACCGCGCGATCATGGAGGCCTACTCGATCGAGAACGAGTACGGCCGCACGATCGAGTCCTACGTCGACCGCATCGAGATCGACGGCACGATGCGCGAGGCCGACTTCCTGCGCATCGGACGCGTCGCGCTCGTCTACATGACGCCCGACGGCGAGTACATCGGCGCGTGGGACCAGAACGCGCGCAGCTGGGTGCCGCTCGACCGCAGCTACCAGGACTCCGTGAAGGAAGGCCTCCGCATGGCGCGCAAGCAGGCCGCGCCGTCGCTCATCCTCGTCCCCGTCACCGCTCCGGAGAACCTGTAG
- a CDS encoding ATP-dependent helicase, with protein MGRDVADAAAAAAAGLNDAQREAVLHGAPGTATPAAPLLVIAGAGSGKTATLAHRVAHLIDGGVDPRRILLLTFTRRAALEMTRRAQQLVAAARAERERAELDWDAPARARDGRLAWSGTFHAVGNRLLRLYADVAGLDPAFTVLDRSDAADLLDWLRTELGLATRDRRFPRKGTCLAIYSHVVNARCELALALERAFPWCAGWEDELRALFAAYVEAKQARSVLDYDDLLLYWRALMDDPAIAHDIGGRFDHVLVDEFQDTNRLQLEILLAMKPDGAGLTAVGDDAQAIYSFRAADVRNILDFPHAFARPARVVTLEQSYRSTQPILDACNAVIGLARERFTKNLRSTRASARKPRLVAVEDELAQVDYVVGRVLALREEGVALRRQAVLFRSGHHSDALEVELGRRRIPYVKYGGLKFLEAAHVKDVLCVLRWVENRRDIVAAHRVLKLLPGVGPASARRLFAQLEAGGFRVERLRAQRIPGAAADEFVALCDLLEELGAPGAPWEGQVERVSAWYATALERLHDAAPARAADIDQLERIATTYPTRERFLSELALDPPDATSDEAGEPRLDDDFLVLSTIHSAKGQEWDAVTVLDVVDGCIPSDMATKDEAQIEEERRLLYVAMTRARDDLALVVPQRFYVHHQPRRGDRHVYAARSRFLPDALLGRFERVVHRPAAIEADAAGRRRALARIDVAARMRSMWSG; from the coding sequence ATGGGTCGAGACGTCGCCGATGCGGCCGCGGCCGCCGCAGCCGGGCTCAACGATGCGCAGCGCGAGGCCGTGCTCCACGGCGCGCCCGGAACGGCGACGCCGGCGGCGCCGCTGCTCGTGATCGCCGGCGCGGGCTCCGGCAAGACGGCGACGCTCGCCCATCGCGTCGCGCACCTGATCGACGGCGGCGTCGACCCGCGGCGCATCCTGCTGCTCACGTTCACGCGCCGCGCCGCGCTCGAGATGACGCGGCGCGCGCAGCAGCTCGTCGCGGCGGCCCGCGCGGAGCGCGAGCGGGCGGAGCTCGACTGGGACGCGCCCGCGCGCGCGCGCGACGGCCGGCTCGCCTGGTCGGGCACGTTCCACGCCGTCGGGAACCGCCTGCTGCGCCTCTACGCCGACGTCGCCGGGCTCGATCCGGCCTTCACCGTGCTCGACCGCTCCGACGCCGCCGACCTGCTCGACTGGCTGCGCACCGAGCTCGGGCTCGCGACGCGCGACCGTCGCTTCCCGCGCAAGGGAACGTGCCTCGCGATCTACTCGCACGTCGTGAACGCGCGCTGCGAGCTCGCACTCGCGCTCGAGCGCGCGTTTCCGTGGTGCGCGGGCTGGGAGGACGAGCTGCGCGCGCTGTTCGCGGCCTACGTCGAGGCGAAGCAGGCGCGCAGCGTGCTCGACTACGACGACCTGCTGCTCTACTGGCGCGCGCTCATGGACGACCCGGCGATCGCACACGACATCGGCGGGCGCTTCGATCACGTGCTCGTCGACGAGTTCCAGGACACGAACCGGCTCCAGCTCGAGATCCTGCTCGCGATGAAGCCCGACGGCGCCGGGCTCACCGCCGTCGGCGACGACGCCCAGGCGATCTACTCGTTCCGCGCCGCCGACGTGCGCAACATCCTCGACTTCCCGCACGCGTTCGCGCGCCCCGCGCGCGTCGTCACGCTCGAGCAGAGCTACCGCTCGACGCAGCCGATCCTCGACGCGTGCAACGCGGTGATCGGTCTCGCGCGCGAGCGCTTCACGAAGAACCTCCGTTCGACGCGCGCGTCCGCGCGCAAGCCCCGGCTCGTCGCAGTCGAGGACGAGCTCGCGCAGGTCGACTACGTCGTCGGCCGCGTGCTCGCGCTGCGCGAGGAGGGCGTCGCCCTCCGACGCCAGGCCGTGCTCTTCCGCAGCGGCCACCACTCCGATGCGCTCGAGGTCGAGCTCGGGCGCCGCCGCATCCCGTACGTGAAGTACGGCGGCCTCAAGTTCCTCGAGGCCGCGCACGTGAAGGACGTGCTGTGCGTGCTGCGCTGGGTCGAGAACCGGCGCGACATCGTGGCCGCGCACCGCGTGCTCAAGCTCCTGCCGGGCGTCGGGCCCGCGAGCGCGCGGAGGCTCTTCGCGCAGCTCGAGGCCGGCGGCTTCCGCGTCGAGCGGCTGCGCGCGCAGCGCATCCCGGGCGCGGCCGCCGACGAGTTCGTCGCGCTCTGCGACCTGCTCGAGGAGCTCGGCGCACCCGGTGCGCCGTGGGAGGGGCAGGTCGAGCGCGTGAGCGCGTGGTACGCGACGGCGCTCGAGCGCCTCCACGACGCGGCGCCCGCGCGCGCCGCCGACATCGACCAGCTCGAGCGCATCGCGACCACCTACCCGACGCGCGAGCGCTTCCTGTCGGAGCTCGCGCTCGACCCCCCGGACGCGACGAGCGACGAAGCGGGCGAGCCGCGCCTCGACGACGACTTCCTCGTGCTCTCGACCATCCACTCGGCGAAGGGGCAGGAGTGGGATGCCGTGACCGTGCTCGACGTCGTCGACGGCTGCATCCCGTCCGACATGGCCACGAAGGACGAGGCGCAGATCGAGGAGGAGCGCCGTCTGCTCTACGTCGCGATGACGCGCGCGCGCGACGATCTCGCGCTCGTCGTGCCGCAGCGCTTCTACGTGCACCACCAGCCGCGGCGCGGCGACCGACACGTCTACGCGGCGCGTTCGCGCTTCCTGCCCGACGCGCTGCTCGGGCGCTTCGAGCGCGTCGTCCACCGCCCCGCCGCGATCGAGGCGGACGCGGCCGGCCGGCGCCGCGCGCTCGCGCGCATCGACGTCGCGGCGCGCATGCGATCGATGTGGAGCGGCTGA
- a CDS encoding YdcF family protein — translation MERLSGEVIVVLGAAVRPDGTPSAALARRIAHAVELARARPRALLVATGGRGVHGPPEADVMAAHALAAGIAAERVLRERHATNTGESARLCARLLRERGVAGPGAPPGGRVVIVTDAWHQRRARLAFRRMRLGARDGVVLESSSPEGGVGGALRTRAVRALREWIGLAWYALTFRG, via the coding sequence GTGGAGCGGCTGAGCGGCGAGGTGATCGTCGTGCTCGGCGCGGCGGTCCGGCCGGACGGCACGCCGAGCGCGGCGCTCGCGCGCCGGATCGCGCACGCGGTCGAGCTCGCGCGCGCGCGGCCCCGCGCGCTGCTCGTCGCGACGGGCGGGAGGGGCGTCCACGGGCCGCCCGAGGCCGACGTGATGGCCGCGCACGCGCTCGCCGCCGGCATCGCGGCGGAGCGCGTGCTGCGCGAGCGGCATGCGACGAACACCGGGGAGAGCGCGCGCCTGTGCGCGCGACTGCTGCGCGAGCGCGGGGTGGCCGGGCCGGGCGCGCCGCCCGGCGGACGCGTCGTGATCGTGACGGATGCGTGGCACCAGCGGCGCGCGCGGCTCGCGTTCCGGCGCATGCGCCTCGGGGCGCGCGACGGTGTGGTGCTCGAGAGCAGCAGTCCGGAGGGCGGGGTGGGAGGCGCGCTTCGCACGCGCGCGGTGCGCGCGCTGCGCGAGTGGATCGGGCTCGCCTGGTACGCGCTCACGTTCCGCGGCTAG
- a CDS encoding TrmH family RNA methyltransferase, with translation MPPLHPPPSSSAPPSRDARVALFGRRSVLDALACEGVRVDEVRVARGAPAAARREVEAACRERGVRCAITSVARVHELSRDARHDQGIAARAELLGVHELDALEELRGAPPARARWLALDGVTNAQNAGMIVRSAVAAGIDGILWPRHGTPWIQGLVVKASAGAVLRARIARCDALADALAAFRAAGFQTVGLDARGAVDVFAAPLGARSVHVVGGETVGISERVRDQLDETVRIPMAAGSESLNAAVAAAIVAFHVCRSPQTQDIRSM, from the coding sequence GTGCCCCCGCTGCATCCGCCTCCGAGCTCGAGCGCTCCCCCTTCGCGCGACGCGCGCGTCGCGCTGTTCGGGCGCCGCAGCGTGCTCGATGCGCTCGCGTGCGAGGGCGTGCGCGTCGACGAGGTGCGCGTCGCGCGCGGCGCGCCGGCCGCGGCGCGGCGCGAGGTCGAGGCGGCGTGTCGCGAGCGCGGTGTGCGCTGTGCGATCACCTCGGTGGCGCGCGTGCACGAGCTCTCGCGCGACGCGCGCCACGACCAGGGCATCGCGGCGCGCGCGGAGCTGCTCGGCGTCCACGAGCTCGACGCGCTCGAGGAGCTGCGCGGCGCGCCGCCCGCGCGGGCGCGCTGGCTCGCGCTCGACGGCGTCACGAACGCGCAGAACGCGGGCATGATCGTGCGCTCGGCGGTCGCGGCGGGCATCGACGGCATCCTGTGGCCGCGCCACGGGACGCCCTGGATCCAGGGCCTCGTCGTGAAGGCGTCGGCGGGCGCCGTGCTGCGGGCGCGCATCGCGCGCTGCGACGCGCTCGCGGACGCGCTCGCCGCCTTTCGCGCCGCGGGCTTCCAGACCGTCGGCCTCGACGCGCGCGGAGCGGTCGACGTCTTCGCCGCTCCGCTCGGCGCCCGCTCCGTGCACGTCGTGGGAGGCGAGACCGTGGGGATCTCGGAACGCGTCCGCGACCAGCTCGACGAGACCGTGCGGATCCCGATGGCGGCGGGCAGCGAGTCGCTCAACGCGGCGGTCGCGGCCGCGATCGTCGCCTTTCACGTGTGTCGATCACCCCAGACGCAAGACATCCGATCGATGTGA
- a CDS encoding alpha/beta fold hydrolase, whose protein sequence is MYATVNGVRLYFDVDGEALAVDGARMRAKPTLVLLHGGPGADHSYFKPAFGRLRDVAQLVYLDHRANGRSERGATDHWHLAQWGDDVRAFCDALGIERPIVLGVSFGGIVALAYATRHPGHARALVLSSTQATVTLPRVLAAFERLGGPRARDAAERFWTAPDAEALADYARHCWPCYARAPRDPDVLARQVVHPEVLMHYGAREDGRFDYRDALARIACPALVLGGEEDPITPIADAEDLAAGIPGARLVRFPGCGHGIFQDAPDAYFAAVRAFVEEVGGDA, encoded by the coding sequence GTGTACGCGACGGTGAACGGAGTGCGGCTCTACTTCGACGTCGATGGCGAGGCGCTCGCGGTCGACGGGGCGCGCATGCGCGCGAAGCCGACGCTCGTGCTGCTGCACGGCGGGCCGGGCGCCGACCATTCGTACTTCAAGCCCGCGTTCGGGCGGCTTCGCGACGTCGCCCAGCTCGTGTACCTCGACCACCGCGCCAACGGGCGCAGCGAGCGCGGCGCGACCGACCACTGGCACCTCGCGCAGTGGGGCGACGACGTGCGCGCGTTCTGCGACGCGCTCGGCATCGAGCGCCCCATCGTGCTCGGCGTGTCGTTCGGCGGGATCGTCGCGCTCGCCTATGCGACGCGACACCCCGGGCACGCGCGCGCGCTCGTGCTGTCGAGCACGCAGGCGACGGTCACGCTGCCGCGCGTGCTCGCCGCGTTCGAGCGGCTCGGCGGGCCGCGCGCGCGCGACGCGGCGGAGCGCTTCTGGACGGCGCCCGACGCGGAAGCCCTCGCCGACTACGCCCGCCACTGCTGGCCTTGCTATGCGCGCGCGCCGCGCGACCCGGACGTGCTCGCGCGCCAGGTGGTCCACCCCGAGGTCCTGATGCACTACGGCGCGCGCGAGGACGGGCGCTTCGACTATCGCGACGCGCTCGCGCGCATCGCGTGCCCCGCGCTCGTGCTCGGCGGCGAGGAGGACCCGATCACGCCCATCGCCGACGCCGAGGACCTCGCGGCGGGCATCCCAGGCGCGCGGCTCGTGCGCTTTCCGGGCTGCGGGCACGGGATCTTCCAGGACGCGCCCGACGCCTACTTCGCGGCGGTCCGCGCCTTCGTCGAGGAGGTCGGCGGCGACGCCTAG